The following is a genomic window from Nicotiana tabacum cultivar K326 chromosome 3, ASM71507v2, whole genome shotgun sequence.
GTCTAATTTTATCTAGTTTGTGTCTCAATCCCAAATTGGCTGGGGTTAGATATATAAATCCCTCGTATTTATCATAGTTGGAATATCTTTAGCTAGCTCGTCATCCTACTGCAACCCTCCTCCTTTATTCAGGCTTCAGACTGGTTATGCTTTGCGAAAGTCACTGATGCAGATTTATCTTATCCAATTTGTGTTGCTTTGAACTTACAGGCTTAAACAGCTCCATCAAATCCAACTCGGGAAAACTTCTTGCAGATGCACTGCGCTATTATTATTTTGACAGGTTATACATTTAAGTTGCTTGCGGGAACTAGTGCTACAATAATAACCATGTCTAGTAACTAAAGTTGTTGCCTTAATCTGTTGCAGTGACAGTGTCGTTGAAGAAGCTTTGGGAGGAAAGGATGCTGTCAGGTCATTTGTGAAGACAGACTTGAAGGGCTTTCGAGACTCAGAAGTGACTTTCTAATGTCCATATGCAGTGTTTTCCTGTCTTTTACTGCTTTTCTGTGTTGAGATTTATGACCGAAATACACTTTGCAATGCAGACAGAGGTACTGAAGCAGTTATCGTCCATGGGTCGCCTTGTTATTGGTGCTGGGAATGGTGCGGTTCAGCGTGCAGCTAATCTGTAGGACAGCTGCTAGTTGTATTTTTTCTCCCCTGTCAAACAGGAAGAGGAAAAAAGAATAATCACTTGTTCTTGATCATACTTGATGTTTGTAGGGCGCTTATGAGACACGGCATATCAATATGGATCGACGTCCCCTTGGATATGGTAGCCAAGGAAATTGTGGAGGAGAGTTTTCAACCTCCTGCTGCTGAAACAATACAAGGATCATATCCCGAGGTCTATTTCTGTCTTTCTGATGACTTCCACCCAAAAAAGTTAGACAAACCCGAATATTTTGCTCAtattccttgttaatcttccttCTGTTAACCTAATGGTGCCTCTTGTTTGTGGATTTCTTCAGCTGTTGGGCTATGCTGATTTTTAGCCTACCATGGTAACAGGTGTTGACTCAATTAACTGCTATTTATGAAGAAAGCCGTAAGGGATATGCTACAGCTGATACAACTATTGCACTCCAGAgtaatttgctatttgcttcaTAGTCAGTAgcactaacgtctcttttgctgTATTTTTAACAGCTTATTTTACATTTGCAGAGGTTGCTTCTCGGTTAGGCTATGATACATTAGATGCAGTAACCGCAGAGGATATGGTTTTGGAGGTAAACTAAAAATTCCCCATGAAGTgggaggatttttttttttttttttccgctAATTGACCGTGTAAGGTAAATAGACTTTCTATTttttatggtgattttagactctGAAGGAGATAGAGAGATTGATGAGAGTAAAGAAGTTGATGGAAGAAGCTGCCAGGCCATTTTAGTTTCGATCACAACCAATGCCGACTATCTAGGTTAGTTCTTATCAGCATTGTTCCAAGGGGTGTTTGATAGTTTCTTTTAATCTCATCCTGCTAATTAACTAGATTTTGGATTTATATGCCGTTATCATTTAGAAAACCTGAGATTATTCTTGATGTGTCATACCTCTTGCTAGGCTTGCTCTTCTTGATGCAGGCAACCTACGGCAACCAAACTATCAAGTCACTCGGTCCTTTCATTCATCATATATTTTCTGCTTCTACCAGTGTCGGTGATAATACATTAGCTGCATCTAACCTTGTGGTATATGGATCTTCATGTGGAAAAAGAATTAGATCAAATAAAATAGTACATACCAGAGAGTGAGATGCTGAATCCTGAAGTTACATTTGTGGATTTGACTAAGATGATGTGGGGAGTTCGAGAGGGAAGACTAAGAAGAAGATAAAGGAAGGGTGTAGGGAGGAAAAATGGAAGCACTTAAGAGGTTTTGACAGCAAAGACATGCTTTGACGAAGCTGCCCAAGAAGGATGTCTGTTTTCAAGGGGAAAACAGAGAAAAATCAGTGTTACTTCCTACTAATTGCATTAGTCATTTAAAAGTTCCATTAAAAAATGCCGATGAACTTAAGAATGACTAGAAAACAGTATATTGTTGACCAAAATAATCATATTGAACAAGTCTTAGATGCACAACTGTGACTTATAACAAAAAAGTCTTAAACATACAATTGAATGCGACGATTCTATTATTagaatatcaaatgaaagattttgaaattattcgAATTATTATGTGCAGAATCAACATTTATTGTTTGGAGCCTTAAGTGCTGTGCTGAAGTTGGAGAAAGATGGCAATACTTGAAGCTCTTGCAATTGAATGACTTCTAGTATTGTGAGTGTAATTCTTAAGCGGCATGTATATTGTGAGTATTGTTAATATTGTACTTTTGTGCACATTTGTATTTTACTGTGGTCGGATGAAACTCTTCTAATTGCCAATCTGCAAAATAAGTTTCAACTACCTAATACTTAATAGTTAAACATTTAGCAACCGAGCAACTCCCACCTCCAAATCTTTTGCTTCCGTTTATATGCAGTTAACGCTACAGCCTTGTTCTATATAGTAACCATACACCTATATTTTTGTTGTTTcagtttttcctttgtttttttttcaataataaaaaGGGTACGACACGCTGCTTGTAAATTTTTCAGCTATACATACTATTGTCCTTCAGATGGTGTGTTTTAAGCAAGAAGTTGGCTAAATTCGTTTGACAAATTTCAATATTTAGTTTTGCGTAATATTATTTGACCTTTTTTGGTTATTCTTAATCAGAAGCACACAACTCACACTTACCGATTCCCTTGCctctaaggggtcgtttgatTGAGAAACAAGTTATCCCATTATTACTTATCCTGGTTATCCACCCTCCCATGAGTATTAAAAATACTACAATTCTGGGATAACTAATCCTAAGGTTAGTTCTACCATGATTTTATCCCAACCAAATGtgagataaactcatctcaaatttaatcccggaattaattattccttatccctcgtaccaaacgagccctaaTTGTAACATGCTCGGGTTTGAATGGGCAGCGCATAATGCAATGTTGGATAAAggaatcaaaaaaataaaataaataattctctGGATCTCATTAGCAAATGACACTAGAAAATTCATCCTCAGGTTTTGGAGGGGTTGGTGAAGACGTAGCATTTTCACATATGCGTTTCAAATCATTCAGATTATTTACAATTAAATCCTCAAAATCTGACCTCTTCTGTAGTTGAGTTTCActcaattttatatatatatctgGGCCTTATCAGAACAATAATACTTTTGGGACGTTTAATCCAGGGTGAACTGGTTATAAAGGGAAGGAGGGATCGAAATTTTGCAAAGCTAATAATATCAATGCAGTGCTTAATTAGAACAAATAAATTAAGACACAGCTGTGTGCCTGGGTAGATATATACTAAGTCTAGTAGTTTTATGTTTTAATTAGGCATGTTGTTAAAGCTCGAGAGACTTAGGTCCTGTATAATGTTGAATGGAGCAGTCAAATCAATGGTGAAAGGTGCCAAGTCTGTTTTGTTCAAACATATAACTTGATATTAGATTAGCTTTGAACTGGTTGGTGAAGCAGTCCTAATCCATTTCAGGAAAGGCTCGTCCAAATTGGACCTACAAGGTTGCCTCTCTTTCTCTTTGTGATTTTATATGTTTTCTTTTGGGTGAAAGTAGAAGTGATGTTTGGTTGTCGAAATAAAAGGAGATTGAAGGCCATATATCCTAGTACGTTCCATAAAAGGGAAGAGTGTTGGATCGGACTAGCTATCGAGGATGACGCAGTTGCTGAAAATTTTATGCAGAGGCCACACAGCCATGTGCTGACTGCTGATACCAATCCTTTTGAATTCTTTATTACTTTCCCTATTCCATTTATGTTCACTTTTTGCTTCCTAAAATTCAAACTATGTGAATTTTAATCAAGATttaaaatacttttttatatatatatattgttatgaGAAGATTTGTAGTAACTTATAGTAATACTTTTCGtatagtttttaaatattcaaattttaatttaaaatgttGAGTTGATCTTATCCAATTTAGAGCCCGTTTGTCCatgatttttttttcactttttttttaaatgacaAATGCTTTGTGGGATTTTTctgggtttttttttttaaatgagtgtttggccataaaatttccaattttcacttgaaaatgaattttggaatttttcaaaaatttgaaaaactccaaaaaaccgttttttaaaattttcactcagatcactcacaaaaattcaaaaacaacccaaaactatattcatgtccaaacacaattctaattttcaaataccattatcacttgaattttttttttcactttttttcggaattttacaattcttatgtccaaactcCCGGTTAGCTTATTAGTCAAATTAACTTTCGAAAAGCGAAAAGTATGATAAAAATTGGGATTTCGATGAAGTATTACTATGACTATTTAGTGTATTTATATACATTGGTGAGTGAGCACAATACACATAAGTCATATCTACATTCAGACGCCTACTTTAATTTGGTAGTCTATCTTAGCTTGGGCAGTTGCGAGTGAGAGGGAATAAAGAGCAGTTTTGGAAACTCCGACAGGAAttatatgatgataatgatagGCTCATACTTCCCACTCTCCTCTATTCAGTACAGTTCTAGTTTAGTTCCCTCCTCTCCAAGTCTCCATCATATATCACCAAACCAATTGTTTCTTTTTTAACTTATATTTCTTTGACACTTGTCTCTTAATTGTCATCTACTGTAACAAACAAACTGCAGCATTGCTGGGGTGCGTTTGTACGACATAACAATCACTGCAGCCAAGTAAGTGGCCGGGTGATTCCTCAGTCTCTCTCCCCTTCCTGTCCTTTTGGTACATTTCATATCTTTTTTGTTCCTTTTATAATGAACCACCGatcaacaacgacccagtataatcccgttagtggggtctggggagggtaatatgtacgtagaccttacccctaccccgaagggtagagaggctgtttccaggataATGAACCACCGATCATGTTAATTAATTAGTACTCCACATCACATCTCTTTACTATAATTCTAATTATTTCTagcttttctttttaaattttcccCCTTATGTGCGTCATCGTATAAGCCTTTCAAGTTAAAATAGCACGGGGTAGCTAGTTTTCGAACTGGTtgttgaaaaatagccagcgtttgcaaagttattgaaaaatagtcactattttgctgcaacacggaaagttccagcataatatactgaagatcggtgcacctgtgtatgaacttccagcatattatgctggatcggtatattatactggaactccagtatattatgctggaagtccaatatattatgttggagtattttcggattttgaataatattttcgttcagatttatctttacatgaaaagtggctaaatttcgattacttttaaaattgaggctatttttgaatgatcacttgtaaatcttgctatttttgaatttctcccgtcTTTCAATCGTTACatcaaagaaaaaacaaaacacaaaatattttaa
Proteins encoded in this region:
- the LOC107808816 gene encoding putative inactive shikimate kinase like 1, chloroplastic, whose product is MKLFQLPQQLWLQQPYAGKSRHSQPPHLPYSIPSLRLKIRTFALSDPGASDSTTQATQFDLSLTVKRKAAEISPDMKGTCIFLVGLNSSIKSNSGKLLADALRYYYFDSDSVVEEALGGKDAVRSFVKTDLKGFRDSETEVLKQLSSMGRLVIGAGNGAVQRAANLALMRHGISIWIDVPLDMVAKEIVEESFQPPAAETIQGSYPEVLTQLTAIYEESRKGYATADTTIALQKVASRLGYDTLDAVTAEDMVLETLKEIERLMRVKKLMEEAARPF